The Anastrepha ludens isolate Willacy chromosome 2, idAnaLude1.1, whole genome shotgun sequence genome contains a region encoding:
- the LOC128855586 gene encoding piggyBac transposable element-derived protein 4-like, protein MSDSESEFSLAAFSDDEKSCSEFEDHVEVADSSDSDFSDDENSLEPSEMMSSKNGQINFSKTPLVTSAGRASRENIISLIPGLTRYSCSRITEKEISSFELFFPPPLIRTILTYTNIEGKRIYGEEWLDIENIELFAFIGLLILAGVFRSNNESCESLWNPETGRPIFAATMPLKTFKKISRVIRFDNRETRSERRSLDKFAPIRDLWNQWVEILPKLYNPTENVTIDEQLVAFRGRCPFRQYMPAKPAKYGIKFWVLWDSTTSYVWNLQPYTGKAIGRTPEKNQGIRVALDLIEGLKGHNLTTDNFFTSYQLAQKLLEKRITIVGTIRKNKPELPPDLVNIKRRPLNSSIFAFTEQTTLVSYIPKKNRAVILLSTLHHDSKISNRRDKKPEIILDYNKCKGGVDTLDKAVSGYTCKRMTKRWPQVVFSNIIDISAYNAFVLFKFANHAWKEGCLTKRRFYLENLGMQLVTPYIKKRQTLPRAHFSLEIAKKYERILNWMHNHHHQVNLETRRKRK, encoded by the coding sequence ATGAGTGATAGTGAAAGTGAATTCTCTTTGGCCGCGTTTTCGGATGATGAGAAATCATGTTCTGAATTCGAAGATCATGTTGAGGTTGCAGATTCTTCCGACAGTGATTTTAGTGATGACGAAAATTCTCTTGAGCCTTCTGAAATGATGTCGtcaaaaaatggtcaaataaacttttcaaaaaccccTCTTGTAACAAGTGCCGGAAGAGCTTCAAGAGAAAATATTATCAGCTTGATTCCTGGACTAACGCGCTACTCGTGCTCACGAATTAccgaaaaagaaatttctagctttgaactattttttccacCTCCTTTGATACGTACGATATTGACCTACACAAACATTGAGGGAAAACGAATATATGGTGAAGAATGGCTGGATATTGAAAACatcgaactatttgcatttattggatTGCTAATATTAGCTGGCGTTTTTCGATCAAATAACGAAAGCTGTGAAAGTCTTTGGAACCCTGAAACCGGAAGACCAATATTCGCTGCAACTATGCCTTTgaagactttcaaaaaaatatcgaggGTGATTAGGTTCGACAACAGGGAAACTCGAAGTGAACGAAGATCGTTGGATAAATTTGCTCCTATACGTGATTTGTGGAATCAATGGGTTGAGATATTACCTAAGCTTTACAATCCAACGGAAAACGTGACCATCGATGAACAATTAGTAGCTTTCAGAGGAAGATGTCCATTCCGCCAGTACATGCCAGCAAAGCCTGCAAAGTATGGAATCAAATTTTGGGTACTTTGGGATTCAACAACGAGCTATGTTTGGAACCTCCAACCTTACACTGGCAAGGCAATCGGAAGAACCCCCGAGAAAAATCAAGGAATACGTGTTGCTCTTGATTTGATTGAAGGGCTAAAAGGACATAACCTCAcaaccgacaattttttcacgtcttatcaattggcacaaaaattattggagaaaCGTATTACGATAGTAGGAACAATACGCAAAAACAAGCCCGAACTACCACCAGACTTAGTGAACATAAAAAGAAGACCACTAAATTCATCAATCTTCGCTTTTACCGAACAAACAACTCTCGTTTCGTACATACCTAAGAAGAATAGAGCTGTGATTCTACTTAGCACTCTACACCATGattcaaaaattagtaatcgtcGGGATAAAAAGCCAGAAATAATACTGGACTACAATAAATGTAAAGGTGGTGTAGACACATTGGACAAAGCTGTAAGCGGTTACACTTGCAAACGAATGACAAAACGGTGGCCTCAAGTAGTGTTTAGTAACATAATTGACATTTCAGCTTATAACGCTTTCGTTTTATTCAAATTCGCCAACCACGCCTGGAAAGAGGGCTGTCTTACAAAGCGccgtttttatttggaaaacctTGGTATGCAGCTCGTAACACCCTATATAAAAAAGCGACAAACTTTACCACGAGCACATTTTTCActtgaaattgccaaaaaatacGAAAGGATTCTCAACTGGATGCACAACCATCATCATCAGGTCAATTTGGAAACACgccggaaaagaaaataa